Proteins from a genomic interval of Amycolatopsis sp. cg13:
- a CDS encoding LuxR C-terminal-related transcriptional regulator: protein MPARTTPRSRPVPGAKVAVPRLPGIFVPRPRLDVLFSRAAVRPVTVVRAPAGAGKTTALAAWAGIGRAVAWVSLDEDDNDENRLWEAILGALRRDFAQDSALHRLRPPSPGRRRAFLADLDDALAGQNGPVRLILDDLQEIRCPEPLEALAALARHLPPALRLVLSTRVEPPLRLVRLQFEDVLSRVDAAELRFTAAETASLLRAAGASVSDGCVRELTERTAGWAAALGWTAVSVREDAAVDSVTGDDRAVARFFSDEVLAHLPAATTDLLLCLSICDAVSATLAVRLSGRRDAGARLDELERSWGLVTRTPSDTYQFFPLLRGFLQAELARRDPARVLRLQGIAARWHASEGRYGEALGHAVAGQDREYVLVLARERAVRQVLAGDGGPVRGALDFLGSATVAANPSLRLASALENIQGGRLAEAESDLGGEGAGDWWPLAVRHLAAIKGNRLAGAEPPAARHPAFDAWSHLDRAWRSLYRGACRHAGAQAQEALRLASGERLDHLVLHSKLALAVASAFGGKHPALRRACTGALAVARRHDWQRTPGVAECRLLLAYDELMRAEPAAAAQELAQATAVPGSVPLLVPLREFFEGVARFDDGDRTAGSQLMRAARRQLACLDLPRELVGVCAVAEQHAALALGEALHATEVLAWAQDQLPGSGELAVLRIRTHLAADETGPAEAVLRETASAIALLPATPVDRCLAETALGLRSHRRTKALQALDQALAIAWPNRLVRPFALAEPPVRDLLIGHSGGFGSLDRFAQTVRGRLVPHAPPSDLTDREQVVLQRLPSQRSLDEIASDLTVSVNTVKTHVRAIYGKLGVNNRRSAVVVARRHGLT, encoded by the coding sequence GTGCCCGCTCGAACGACGCCCCGGTCCCGGCCGGTCCCCGGCGCGAAGGTCGCGGTGCCGCGCCTGCCGGGGATCTTCGTCCCCCGTCCCCGGCTGGACGTGCTGTTCTCCCGCGCCGCCGTGCGGCCGGTCACCGTGGTCCGGGCCCCGGCCGGGGCGGGCAAGACCACGGCGCTGGCCGCCTGGGCCGGGATCGGCCGCGCAGTGGCCTGGGTGTCGCTCGACGAGGACGACAACGACGAAAACCGGTTGTGGGAGGCGATTCTCGGCGCGTTGCGGCGGGACTTCGCGCAGGACAGTGCGCTGCACCGGTTGCGCCCGCCGTCGCCAGGACGGCGGCGGGCGTTCCTGGCCGACCTCGACGACGCGCTCGCCGGGCAGAACGGACCGGTGCGGCTGATCCTGGACGACCTGCAGGAGATCCGCTGCCCGGAGCCGCTGGAGGCGCTCGCCGCACTGGCCCGCCACCTGCCGCCCGCGCTGCGCCTGGTGCTGTCCACCCGGGTCGAGCCGCCGCTGCGGCTGGTCCGGCTGCAGTTCGAAGACGTGCTGTCCCGGGTGGACGCGGCCGAACTCCGGTTCACCGCGGCGGAGACGGCGAGCCTGCTGCGAGCCGCCGGTGCTTCGGTGAGCGACGGGTGCGTCCGGGAACTCACCGAACGCACCGCGGGCTGGGCCGCGGCACTCGGCTGGACGGCGGTTTCGGTTCGTGAGGATGCTGCCGTCGATTCCGTCACTGGCGACGATCGTGCCGTGGCGCGGTTTTTCTCCGACGAAGTGCTCGCACACCTGCCTGCGGCTACGACGGATCTGTTGCTGTGCCTCAGCATCTGCGACGCGGTTTCCGCGACCCTGGCGGTTCGTCTGTCCGGCCGTCGGGACGCGGGCGCGCGATTGGACGAACTCGAGCGCTCATGGGGCCTGGTTACGCGCACACCGTCGGACACCTACCAGTTTTTCCCGCTGCTGCGCGGTTTCCTGCAAGCCGAACTTGCGCGGCGGGATCCGGCGCGAGTGCTGCGGTTGCAAGGTATCGCCGCGCGATGGCACGCCAGCGAAGGACGGTACGGGGAGGCGCTCGGGCACGCGGTCGCCGGACAGGACCGGGAATACGTCCTAGTGCTGGCCCGGGAGCGAGCCGTGCGCCAAGTGCTTGCCGGAGACGGGGGACCGGTGCGTGGCGCGCTCGACTTCCTCGGCAGCGCGACGGTCGCCGCGAACCCGTCGCTGCGGCTGGCGTCCGCGCTCGAGAACATCCAAGGCGGACGGCTCGCCGAAGCGGAGTCGGATCTCGGCGGCGAGGGCGCTGGCGACTGGTGGCCGCTCGCCGTCCGGCATCTGGCCGCGATCAAGGGAAACCGCCTGGCCGGAGCGGAACCACCGGCAGCGCGGCACCCGGCATTCGACGCCTGGTCCCATCTCGATCGCGCGTGGCGTTCGCTGTACCGGGGCGCGTGCCGCCACGCGGGCGCGCAGGCGCAGGAGGCGTTGCGCCTGGCGAGCGGCGAGCGGCTGGACCACCTCGTGCTGCACAGCAAGCTGGCACTGGCGGTCGCCAGCGCCTTCGGCGGGAAGCACCCTGCTTTGCGCCGGGCGTGCACTGGCGCACTGGCGGTCGCACGCCGACACGACTGGCAGCGCACTCCGGGAGTCGCCGAGTGCCGCCTGTTGCTGGCCTACGACGAACTGATGCGCGCTGAACCGGCTGCAGCGGCTCAGGAACTGGCCCAGGCGACCGCTGTTCCTGGTTCTGTGCCATTGCTGGTGCCGTTGCGTGAGTTCTTCGAGGGCGTCGCACGCTTCGACGACGGCGACCGGACGGCGGGTTCTCAACTCATGCGCGCGGCGCGCCGGCAACTCGCGTGCTTGGACCTGCCCCGCGAACTCGTCGGAGTGTGCGCAGTCGCCGAGCAGCACGCCGCGCTCGCACTCGGCGAAGCGTTGCACGCGACGGAAGTCCTTGCCTGGGCCCAGGATCAGCTGCCGGGCAGCGGCGAACTGGCTGTGCTGCGGATCCGCACCCATCTCGCCGCCGACGAAACCGGCCCGGCCGAGGCCGTGCTGCGGGAAACCGCGTCGGCGATCGCCCTGCTTCCCGCCACCCCGGTCGACCGCTGCCTGGCCGAAACCGCGCTCGGCCTGCGCTCGCACCGCCGGACCAAAGCCCTCCAAGCCCTCGACCAGGCCCTCGCGATCGCCTGGCCGAACAGGCTGGTGCGGCCGTTCGCGCTCGCCGAGCCCCCGGTCCGGGACCTGCTGATCGGCCACTCCGGCGGCTTCGGCTCGCTCGACCGGTTCGCACAGACGGTCCGCGGCAGGCTCGTCCCGCACGCTCCGCCCAGCGACCTGACCGATCGCGAGCAGGTGGTGCTGCAGCGCCTGCCGTCCCAGCGTTCGCTGGACGAGATCGCGTCTGATCTCACTGTCTCGGTGAACACGGTGAAGACGCACGTGCGGGCCATCTACGGGAAGCTCGGCGTGAACAACCGGCGTTCGGCTGTGGTTGTCGCTCGTCGGCATGGTTTGACCTGA
- a CDS encoding AI-2E family transporter, producing the protein MVRASFTDFPARRFRKSRRARPRLADRRGETTQSQPQPPPILPECEANKTPLPRALVVLLGAAAATVVLSGVQAIAWLVAPVFLALVVVITLDPVRTWLRGKGLPRWLTVTVLVVAVYAVLLVFFLVVVVSVAQLSALAPSYAGRVDELLHHGLATLGVGEAQVRGMLSSVDAGKLVRLVGSLLAGAGKLVTNLAFLFGLLLFLSAETAWAGQRLRRIARDRPWISAALRGFVTSTRRYLLVTTVFGGLVAALDTAALALIGVPGAILWGLLSFVTNYIPNVGFVIGVAPPAVIALLDHGWRGLTVVLAVYLVLNFVVQSLIQPRFVAGSVGLSTVVTVLALVFWTWLVGPLGAVLAVPATLLAKALLVDVDPRACWAEALLSAPRRDDS; encoded by the coding sequence ATGGTGCGCGCGTCGTTCACCGATTTCCCGGCTCGCCGGTTCCGCAAGTCCAGGCGAGCACGTCCCCGCCTTGCCGACCGACGAGGCGAGACCACGCAATCACAACCGCAACCGCCGCCGATCCTGCCCGAATGCGAGGCGAACAAAACCCCGCTCCCCCGTGCGCTCGTCGTGCTCCTCGGCGCGGCCGCCGCGACGGTCGTGCTCTCGGGGGTGCAAGCCATCGCCTGGCTCGTCGCGCCGGTGTTTCTCGCGCTGGTCGTCGTAATCACCCTCGATCCGGTGCGAACCTGGTTGCGGGGCAAGGGTTTGCCACGCTGGCTGACCGTCACCGTGCTGGTCGTCGCCGTCTACGCGGTCCTGCTGGTCTTCTTCCTCGTCGTCGTGGTGTCGGTCGCGCAACTGTCCGCGCTGGCCCCCAGCTACGCCGGCCGGGTCGACGAGTTGCTGCACCACGGCCTCGCGACGCTCGGGGTCGGCGAAGCGCAGGTGCGCGGCATGCTTTCCTCCGTCGACGCCGGAAAACTCGTGCGGCTGGTCGGTTCGCTGCTCGCGGGCGCGGGCAAGCTGGTCACGAATCTCGCGTTCCTCTTCGGCCTTTTGCTGTTCCTGAGCGCCGAAACGGCCTGGGCGGGGCAACGTCTCCGCCGCATCGCGCGCGACCGGCCGTGGATTTCCGCGGCATTGCGCGGGTTTGTCACGAGCACGCGGCGGTATCTGCTCGTGACAACCGTGTTCGGCGGCCTCGTGGCAGCGCTCGACACGGCCGCACTGGCGTTGATCGGCGTTCCGGGTGCGATACTGTGGGGGCTGCTTTCCTTTGTCACCAACTACATCCCCAACGTGGGTTTCGTGATCGGGGTGGCCCCGCCCGCGGTGATCGCGCTTCTCGACCACGGCTGGCGCGGGCTGACCGTGGTGCTCGCCGTCTACCTCGTGCTGAATTTCGTGGTGCAGTCGCTGATCCAGCCCCGGTTCGTGGCGGGCTCCGTGGGACTGTCCACTGTGGTCACCGTATTGGCGCTGGTGTTCTGGACGTGGCTGGTCGGCCCGCTCGGCGCGGTCCTCGCCGTGCCGGCGACGCTGCTGGCCAAGGCGCTGCTCGTGGACGTCGATCCGCGGGCCTGCTGGGCGGAGGCGCTGCTGTCGGCCCCGCGCCGCGACGACAGCTGA
- a CDS encoding DUF6461 domain-containing protein, translating to MTDSLTDLIWLESYGPLSDIFCVTFLRGLDPPEVLRRFGAASGERLAFAELNSLVSEYVEQTQGGNGGGYVGVVPSGEWSVAIEPWGWRGNLPEVIGGLSKGSEVVAINRHDYAEAHFVYAVDSTVIGGFLPRLPSQQYGSDPERLTRWMREAGLDPAQEERPPNPIATAFAVAARITGVTFTPEFLERPLLVGDIRT from the coding sequence ATGACGGATTCTTTGACTGACCTGATTTGGCTGGAGAGCTACGGCCCGCTGAGCGACATCTTCTGCGTTACTTTCCTGCGCGGCCTAGACCCGCCTGAGGTCTTACGACGCTTCGGAGCCGCCTCAGGTGAGCGGCTGGCTTTCGCTGAGCTGAACAGCCTGGTGTCGGAATACGTCGAACAAACCCAAGGCGGCAATGGCGGCGGGTACGTCGGCGTGGTGCCGTCCGGTGAGTGGAGCGTGGCGATCGAGCCGTGGGGCTGGCGAGGGAATCTGCCGGAAGTGATTGGCGGACTGTCGAAGGGAAGCGAGGTCGTGGCGATCAACCGGCACGACTACGCCGAAGCACACTTCGTCTACGCGGTGGACAGCACAGTGATCGGAGGCTTCCTCCCACGCCTGCCGAGCCAACAGTACGGCAGCGACCCGGAGCGGTTGACACGGTGGATGCGCGAGGCCGGGCTGGATCCGGCGCAAGAAGAACGCCCGCCGAACCCCATCGCGACGGCGTTCGCGGTGGCGGCCAGGATCACCGGCGTGACGTTCACCCCGGAGTTCCTTGAGCGGCCGTTGCTGGTGGGGGACATTCGCACCTAG
- the pqqB gene encoding pyrroloquinoline quinone biosynthesis protein PqqB: MKVILLGTAAGGGCPQWNCACSQCTSDSPPRTQDSVAFSADGRTWHLLNASPDVRAQILATPALRAGPGPRETPLRTVLLTDAELDHTLGLLMLREAAALTVHAPAAALHALTDHFPARTIISEYHSWNWHPRTETTLDGLVITSLPISDKQPKYARTSTHPGPWVVAYRIHDPATGGTLVYAPCLRTWPPGFDTFTDGANLVLLDGTFYSGSEFTAAVASANPTAQQAMGHVPITATLPMITSRPGATRWAYTHLNNTNPVLDRAGPEHAAVVRAGAEVPIDGAEFTL; encoded by the coding sequence ATGAAAGTCATCCTCCTAGGCACCGCTGCCGGCGGCGGTTGTCCACAGTGGAATTGCGCCTGCTCCCAATGCACCTCCGATTCTCCTCCTCGTACGCAAGACAGCGTCGCCTTCAGCGCAGACGGCCGCACATGGCACCTGCTCAACGCCTCGCCCGACGTCCGCGCCCAAATCCTGGCGACCCCAGCCCTGCGCGCCGGACCGGGCCCGCGCGAAACGCCGCTGCGCACGGTCCTGCTCACCGACGCCGAACTGGACCACACCCTCGGCCTGCTCATGCTCCGCGAGGCGGCGGCTCTCACCGTCCACGCCCCCGCCGCCGCGCTGCACGCGCTGACCGACCACTTCCCAGCACGCACCATCATCAGTGAGTACCACTCGTGGAACTGGCACCCTCGCACCGAAACCACCCTCGACGGCCTGGTGATCACCTCCCTTCCCATCAGCGACAAACAACCGAAATACGCCCGCACTTCGACTCACCCCGGCCCGTGGGTAGTGGCCTACCGCATCCACGACCCGGCCACCGGAGGCACGCTCGTCTACGCGCCGTGCCTGCGCACCTGGCCGCCCGGCTTCGACACGTTCACCGACGGCGCGAACCTCGTCCTGCTGGACGGCACCTTCTACAGCGGCAGCGAGTTCACTGCCGCTGTCGCGAGTGCCAACCCGACGGCCCAGCAGGCGATGGGCCACGTGCCGATCACCGCTACGCTGCCGATGATCACGAGCCGCCCGGGTGCCACGCGGTGGGCTTACACCCATCTGAACAACACGAACCCCGTCCTGGACCGGGCTGGCCCGGAGCACGCCGCCGTGGTGAGAGCTGGCGCGGAGGTGCCGATCGACGGAGCCGAGTTCACCCTCTGA
- the pqqE gene encoding pyrroloquinoline quinone biosynthesis protein PqqE: protein MDVTAPLGLLAELTHRCPLHCSYCSNPVELVSRSAEMSTADWTDALSQARELGVLQVHMSGGEPLARPDLPELVTHASGLGCYVNLVTSGLGLTEPRLNDLVERGLAHVQLSAQAATPDRANLLAGAKAFDLKLAAAELVKASGLPLTLNVVLHRQNHDQLAEIIALAESMGADRLELANTQYYGWALRNRDALMPTRAQLAAAEPVVRSAVERLRGTMEIIYVVADYYEPFPKPCMHGWGARQLTIAPDGTVLPCPAASAITTLTLDNVRDTALADIWYRSESFNAYRGEEWMSEPCRTCDRRTTDFGGCRCQAFQLTGDAANTDPVCSRSPNRGTVDLILAAPSTPDLIMRGPAR from the coding sequence ATGGACGTGACCGCGCCGCTGGGGTTGCTCGCGGAGCTGACGCACCGGTGTCCCCTGCACTGCTCGTACTGCTCGAATCCCGTGGAACTCGTGAGCCGATCCGCGGAAATGTCCACTGCGGACTGGACGGACGCGCTGTCGCAGGCCCGGGAGCTGGGCGTGCTGCAGGTGCATATGTCCGGCGGGGAACCGCTGGCGCGTCCGGACCTTCCGGAGCTGGTCACGCATGCGAGCGGGCTCGGCTGCTACGTCAACCTCGTCACCTCCGGCCTCGGCCTGACCGAGCCACGGCTGAACGACCTCGTCGAACGGGGCTTGGCGCACGTCCAGCTTTCCGCGCAAGCCGCCACTCCCGACCGCGCGAACCTGCTCGCCGGAGCGAAGGCCTTCGACCTCAAACTGGCCGCCGCCGAGCTGGTGAAAGCGTCGGGCTTGCCGCTCACCCTCAACGTGGTGCTGCACCGGCAAAACCACGACCAGCTCGCGGAAATCATCGCGCTGGCCGAGTCAATGGGCGCGGACCGCCTCGAACTGGCGAACACCCAGTACTACGGCTGGGCGCTGCGCAACCGCGACGCCCTGATGCCCACCCGGGCGCAACTCGCCGCCGCCGAACCCGTGGTCCGCTCAGCGGTGGAGCGCCTCCGCGGCACGATGGAGATCATCTACGTCGTCGCCGACTACTACGAGCCGTTCCCGAAACCGTGCATGCACGGCTGGGGCGCGCGGCAATTGACAATCGCCCCCGACGGCACTGTGCTCCCCTGCCCCGCCGCGAGCGCGATCACCACGCTCACCCTCGACAACGTGCGCGACACCGCCCTTGCCGACATCTGGTACCGCTCGGAGTCCTTCAACGCCTACCGCGGCGAAGAGTGGATGAGCGAACCGTGCCGCACCTGCGACCGCCGCACCACCGACTTCGGCGGCTGCCGCTGTCAAGCGTTCCAGCTCACCGGCGACGCGGCCAACACCGACCCGGTCTGCTCCCGCTCGCCGAACCGCGGCACCGTCGACCTGATCCTCGCCGCACCGTCCACTCCGGACCTGATCATGCGTGGCCCGGCCCGATGA
- the pqqD gene encoding pyrroloquinoline quinone biosynthesis peptide chaperone PqqD, producing MDTITAASVPKLRVGVRLTFDHVRGVHVLLFPEGVLVPNSTATAVLELCDGATPVSGIIDLLNSRYQGVQESDVLAVLTRFGQRRVIEWT from the coding sequence ATGGACACCATCACCGCCGCGTCGGTGCCGAAACTGCGCGTCGGCGTGCGCCTGACGTTCGATCACGTGCGCGGGGTGCACGTGCTGTTGTTCCCGGAAGGCGTGCTTGTGCCGAACTCCACCGCCACCGCTGTACTGGAACTCTGCGACGGCGCCACGCCGGTCTCCGGCATCATCGACCTCTTGAACAGCCGGTACCAAGGCGTCCAAGAGAGCGATGTCCTTGCTGTGCTGACCCGGTTCGGACAACGGCGGGTGATCGAATGGACGTGA
- the pqqC gene encoding pyrroloquinoline-quinone synthase PqqC has product MSTVHPMSPAEFTGALRGLAHRYWGSHPFHQRMHAGELTEHELKLWAANRWYYQCQLPQKDAAIISNCPLPEIRRIWLDRIIYHDGAVDGEGGAERWLRLCAAVGLDRAEVLDERHVAPGVRFAVDAYVTFARTKPWVEAIASGLTEMFAGHLMQQRVADVLANYSWISRADLAYFTNRIDKVSGEGKDTLDIVVRHCGTREQQEKAVAALSFKCDVLWSMLDAIERAAAKE; this is encoded by the coding sequence ATGTCCACTGTGCACCCGATGAGCCCGGCGGAATTCACCGGCGCCCTGCGCGGCCTCGCCCACCGGTACTGGGGCAGCCACCCGTTCCACCAGCGGATGCACGCCGGCGAACTGACCGAGCACGAACTGAAACTGTGGGCCGCGAATCGCTGGTACTACCAATGCCAGCTGCCGCAAAAAGACGCGGCCATCATCAGCAACTGCCCGCTCCCGGAAATCCGCCGCATCTGGCTCGACCGGATCATTTACCACGACGGCGCCGTCGACGGCGAAGGCGGAGCCGAACGCTGGCTGCGGCTGTGCGCCGCCGTCGGTCTCGACCGAGCTGAGGTTCTCGACGAACGGCACGTCGCCCCCGGTGTGCGGTTCGCTGTCGACGCCTACGTCACCTTCGCGCGTACCAAACCGTGGGTCGAAGCCATCGCCTCCGGCCTGACCGAGATGTTCGCCGGGCACCTGATGCAGCAGCGCGTGGCCGACGTCCTGGCGAACTACTCGTGGATCTCCCGCGCGGACCTGGCGTATTTCACGAACCGGATCGACAAGGTTTCCGGCGAGGGCAAGGACACTTTGGACATCGTCGTGCGCCATTGCGGTACCCGCGAGCAGCAGGAGAAGGCGGTGGCCGCGCTGTCGTTCAAGTGCGACGTGCTGTGGTCGATGCTCGACGCCATCGAACGCGCCGCGGCCAAGGAGTGA
- the pqqA gene encoding pyrroloquinoline quinone precursor peptide PqqA has translation MPETAEMWTAPDFVEYETPMEVTAYAARREE, from the coding sequence ATGCCTGAAACCGCCGAAATGTGGACCGCGCCCGACTTCGTCGAGTACGAAACGCCGATGGAAGTCACCGCCTACGCGGCCCGCCGGGAGGAGTGA
- a CDS encoding glycoside hydrolase family 2 TIM barrel-domain containing protein: MTQVNRRRFLSGGMAVAGGGVLGAFGLSGTAAAAPEARPYQASGEIGTGWTFAAADDTTAGSALSSAQNIAGLKPAIVPGTPLTSMIANGEYPDPLYGHIVTDTVPDTLKDTAYWYRVAFRVPKLVPGQRFWLQFDGINYLGTVWLNGAKLGTVEGAFKRAVFEATDIMAKASGTVWLAVLVGKLDYTDPPALPSYTSGVTRGGRNGGPTGITLKNGPTFFCTAGWDWLPTIPDRDLGIWQPVTWRTTGPVRLADVQVTSTLSQDLRTADVAVELALDSATAKSVVLKGSLAGREFRRTVNVPAGASSITLTSKDLACLRLDEPKLWWPNGYGDPYRYRLAISVESGGQVHDERTVDFGIRRIEYTTPMRSPSGAVTDCLAITVNNQPILVMGGNWGLDEALKRIPRERLRAQVRLHRDANLNLIRNWNGQSSTEDFFDACDEYGILVWQDFFCSTEGPPAENTARDLANIRDCIVRFRNHPSILLWCGGNEGPPPQPLIDGLDALVAELDPQRVALTSSAGDTGANPIDGYRSGGPYHWVPPAKHFSLNDGTQWPPFHNEVGSYSIPTLEFMRKMLPEPSWEHPDDFWADRDVNGNGGNGGGAGYLRLTAERYGEVRNLPDFARKSQLMNYECIKAIYEAPVANMRSAGPYPRTGVIMWMTNPAQPSFVWQMYSHDLEAHSSYYAVQHACRRLNVVLDAKSFDVVVANHGRSPVRGRAEVTLYGLDGVEISRDSFGVDAGASDRTVVGNIAGRLKDAPSEIVFVRMVLKDSRGSEIVRNFYWAENPARAAGFAGLDEMPAAAVSVIAGVSRGRDGVEVAVDVRNVGESVALMVHLQVYDLRTGERVLPATFSDNYLNLVAGEATTVRAELDSEQARQHPNLGIRVDGWKIDQRASRLRGRGAAVTFNHQALDTHPAAPTFER; the protein is encoded by the coding sequence GTGACCCAGGTGAATCGCAGGCGTTTCCTGTCCGGCGGCATGGCTGTCGCAGGCGGTGGTGTGCTCGGCGCGTTCGGACTGTCCGGTACCGCCGCGGCAGCTCCGGAGGCCCGACCATACCAAGCGAGCGGCGAAATCGGCACTGGATGGACATTCGCGGCGGCGGACGACACCACCGCGGGCAGCGCACTGTCCAGCGCCCAGAACATCGCCGGCCTGAAGCCAGCCATCGTCCCGGGAACGCCGCTCACCAGCATGATCGCCAACGGCGAGTACCCCGACCCGCTGTACGGCCACATCGTGACGGACACCGTCCCGGACACCCTCAAGGACACCGCCTACTGGTACCGGGTCGCGTTCCGCGTGCCGAAACTCGTTCCCGGCCAGCGGTTCTGGCTGCAGTTCGACGGAATCAACTACCTGGGAACAGTCTGGCTCAACGGCGCCAAGCTGGGCACGGTCGAAGGCGCGTTCAAGCGCGCAGTCTTCGAAGCCACCGACATCATGGCGAAGGCGAGCGGCACGGTTTGGCTGGCAGTGCTGGTCGGAAAACTCGACTACACCGACCCGCCCGCGCTGCCGAGCTACACCAGCGGCGTGACGCGCGGCGGCCGCAACGGCGGCCCGACCGGGATCACCCTGAAGAACGGCCCGACCTTCTTCTGCACCGCTGGCTGGGACTGGCTGCCCACCATCCCCGACCGCGACCTGGGAATCTGGCAGCCAGTCACCTGGCGCACCACCGGTCCCGTCCGGCTGGCCGACGTGCAAGTCACCTCCACACTGTCGCAGGATTTGCGCACGGCAGACGTCGCAGTCGAACTAGCCCTGGACAGCGCCACTGCGAAGTCCGTAGTGCTGAAGGGATCGCTGGCCGGACGAGAGTTCCGGCGAACGGTCAACGTCCCGGCAGGCGCGTCATCGATCACGCTGACGTCGAAAGACCTCGCCTGCCTGCGGCTGGACGAACCGAAACTGTGGTGGCCCAACGGCTACGGCGACCCGTATCGCTACCGCCTGGCCATCAGCGTCGAATCCGGCGGCCAGGTCCACGACGAGCGAACGGTGGACTTCGGAATCCGGCGAATCGAGTACACGACCCCCATGCGCTCGCCGTCCGGCGCGGTGACCGACTGCCTGGCGATCACCGTGAACAACCAGCCAATCCTGGTGATGGGCGGCAACTGGGGGTTGGACGAAGCGCTGAAGCGGATCCCGAGGGAGCGGTTGCGAGCGCAGGTGCGCCTGCACCGCGACGCGAACCTCAACCTGATCCGGAACTGGAACGGCCAGAGCAGCACCGAAGACTTCTTCGATGCCTGCGACGAGTACGGCATCCTGGTCTGGCAGGACTTCTTCTGCTCGACCGAAGGCCCGCCCGCGGAGAACACCGCTCGAGACCTGGCGAACATCCGCGACTGCATCGTGCGATTCCGCAACCACCCGTCGATCCTCCTCTGGTGCGGCGGCAACGAAGGCCCGCCGCCGCAGCCGCTGATCGACGGCCTGGACGCACTGGTCGCCGAACTGGACCCGCAACGCGTCGCGTTGACCAGCTCGGCCGGAGACACCGGGGCGAACCCGATCGACGGCTACCGGTCCGGCGGTCCGTACCACTGGGTCCCGCCCGCCAAGCACTTTTCGCTCAACGACGGCACGCAGTGGCCGCCGTTCCACAACGAGGTCGGCTCGTACTCGATCCCGACGCTGGAGTTCATGCGGAAGATGCTGCCGGAGCCGTCGTGGGAGCACCCGGACGATTTCTGGGCCGACCGGGACGTAAACGGCAACGGGGGCAATGGCGGCGGAGCAGGCTACCTCCGTCTGACCGCCGAACGGTACGGGGAAGTGCGGAACCTGCCGGACTTCGCCCGCAAGTCGCAGCTGATGAACTACGAATGCATCAAGGCGATTTACGAGGCCCCCGTGGCGAATATGCGCAGCGCCGGGCCGTACCCGCGCACCGGGGTCATCATGTGGATGACCAATCCCGCGCAACCGAGCTTCGTCTGGCAAATGTACAGCCACGATTTAGAGGCGCATTCGTCGTACTACGCGGTCCAGCACGCCTGTCGGCGGCTCAATGTGGTCCTGGACGCGAAATCGTTCGATGTCGTGGTGGCGAACCATGGCCGATCGCCAGTGCGGGGCCGGGCCGAGGTCACGCTCTACGGCCTGGACGGCGTGGAGATCAGCCGCGACTCGTTCGGGGTGGATGCGGGCGCTTCTGATCGGACTGTGGTCGGCAACATTGCGGGTCGGTTGAAGGATGCTCCGTCGGAGATCGTCTTTGTTCGGATGGTGCTCAAGGACTCCCGAGGTTCGGAGATAGTGCGGAACTTCTATTGGGCAGAGAACCCCGCGAGGGCGGCAGGATTCGCCGGACTGGACGAAATGCCCGCAGCCGCTGTTTCGGTGATCGCCGGAGTTTCACGGGGAAGGGACGGCGTCGAAGTGGCTGTCGATGTGCGCAACGTCGGAGAGTCCGTGGCGTTGATGGTGCATTTGCAGGTATACGACCTTCGGACCGGCGAACGGGTTTTGCCAGCCACTTTCAGCGATAACTATCTGAATTTGGTCGCCGGAGAAGCGACAACCGTGAGGGCTGAACTGGACAGCGAGCAGGCTCGGCAGCATCCGAACCTCGGAATCCGGGTCGACGGATGGAAGATCGACCAGCGAGCGTCCCGGTTGCGGGGACGCGGCGCAGCGGTGACGTTCAATCACCAGGCGCTGGACACGCATCCCGCGGCGCCCACGTTCGAGCGCTGA
- a CDS encoding ArsR/SmtB family transcription factor, translated as MSRTLPEPVVESFDLTVILSALADPGRRAILRAMYQAGGPIDCATLVEKAGLGLSNPTISHHYRVLREAGLTRTVAEGRRRIVHVRTDEVQRRFPGLLEAILAAPERQGSRG; from the coding sequence GTGTCGCGGACGTTGCCTGAGCCGGTGGTCGAGTCGTTCGACTTGACGGTGATCCTCAGTGCTCTCGCCGACCCCGGGAGGCGGGCTATTTTGCGGGCGATGTATCAGGCTGGGGGCCCGATCGACTGTGCGACATTGGTGGAGAAAGCCGGGCTGGGGTTGAGCAATCCGACGATCTCGCATCACTACCGGGTGCTGCGCGAGGCTGGGTTGACTCGGACTGTCGCCGAGGGGCGGCGGCGGATCGTGCATGTTCGGACGGATGAGGTGCAGCGGCGGTTTCCCGGGTTGCTGGAAGCGATCCTTGCCGCTCCGGAGCGGCAAGGATCGCGCGGGTGA